A DNA window from Micromonospora inyonensis contains the following coding sequences:
- a CDS encoding helix-turn-helix domain-containing protein, whose translation MSSPDLLTVTDVMARLQVGRHTVYDLIRSRRLHSVRIGRCRRIPARSLAGYLDSLNKEADHGR comes from the coding sequence GTGAGCAGCCCCGACCTGTTGACCGTCACCGACGTGATGGCCCGTCTGCAAGTCGGCCGGCACACCGTCTACGACCTGATCCGCTCCCGCCGGCTGCACTCCGTCCGCATCGGCCGCTGCCGCCGCATCCCGGCCCGGTCCCTGGCCGGCTACCTCGACTCACTGAACAAGGAGGCCGACCATGGCCGGTAG
- a CDS encoding polymorphic toxin-type HINT domain-containing protein, which produces MFSRVMTVPGMLRRRLVRPVAWSMATVMAVSLMQVTAPPADATPDRPGRPEATDRKPPPAFPPLPVKPRTPASGATAAPPVKVTWPTPATEEIAVPTSTGATVGGLAVSVTVPGEQRSPRTTDREPSVPGKVRVQVLDRAWSARAGVNGPVFRVSRSDGREDAGAIRFGAGYAGIAGAYGGDFGARLRLVRLPECALSTPDRPDCAAQSLPTVNDGENRTVSADLTTPATGNALLALTATDSSAQGSYAATSLAPSSKWSVAPSTGGFSWSYPMRTPPVPGGGGPGTALSYSSQAVDGRTTTTNNQGSWIGEGFTYEPGYIERRYKPCADDGQTQYADQCWAYDNATILINGKSTELVKVGAHTWRFADDDNSKVERLRGAVNGDSGSPNVGDAGDTGEHWRVTTPEGTQYYFGLNRLPGWTSGKEETSSTWTVPIYGDDADEPCKKATFTESYCDQGWRWNLDYVKDRHGNVTSYFYGRETNHYARGKRTDVNGVPYHRGGWLKRIDYGQRDGAVYTSNAPARVQFGTDERCLPTTGVDCDPADLTDATASHWPDVPFDRNCAANTHCRADQITPTFWTRKRLTTITTEIRGATAWIPVDQWKLGHIFLDNSDGSRSLWLEKITHTGLVNGSAAMPVVKLEAQQLPNRIDRTGDFIAPLIRPRMSTIYTDTGGQIDILYEDPDCTESTLPTEGNSTRRCFPVKWNPLGSAGQTTDWFHKYVVAEVKEVDRTGAAPNMVTQYDYLDGAAWRHAEPDGISKVEDQTWSEWRGYGRVQVIRGDGAVMTTKDEFRYFRGMHGDKSPTGGTRSVTVSDSTNASYTDHDQLVGFQLEGTTFDGPTEVNKTITTPWRYVSATESHPWGSKTAAFVNTATTRNFTALAAGGWRQTKSSTTFDSVRGRPIRTEHEGDVGKTGDESCVRTSYADSSTVYLYALVSRVESVSVLCSATPDRSTQVISDDRTRYDGNAFGVSPTLGNPTRTERLASHDGTTATYVRVAEGTFDQYGRPKTATDAVGSVTHMTYTETNGLTTTLVERNPLGHETTTRYAPAWGSPVSQSDPNDLLTELQYDPLGRLTKVWLPDTSGVGGAAAPNIKYTYLVRADQPVAVKTEKRQNDQSYSVQYTLYDGFLRPRQIQNEGPTGTRMVADTFYTGTGKLDRTYATYQAAGAPSDQIVGTVLSSVERQTKYLYDGADRVKAEVFIVRGAEKWRTTTTYGGDRVAVDPPQGGTPRTTVTNALGQVTELRQHKGADPSTAYDTTTYTYTPAGHLQTVTDPAGNVWRHTYDQRGRKTGSVDPDAGTSSFSYDDLDRLTSTTNGAGATVSHSFDLIGRKLATYEGSAATGELLSDWTWDLELLGTLSGTNRYVDDAVYSTYYVGYDEFYRPHGTQYYVPPHAGAELATMYAFGTEYNPDGTVNAIGVSDGGGLPFESIAYTYDNLERLTAMEGSTAYLLSAEYEATGEVTRVQAPLGTGNVFATYAYEEGTRRLSRHTLSRTSGPTYDVDALYSYDPAGNVTQIADTPGNVRDVQCFTYDYLRRMTEAWTSASTATDPCAGGAATTGVGGIAPYRHSYTYDVVGNRKTETQHAVGGSLLTEREYKYPAPGQPRPHTLSQMTETTVQGTRLHTYQYDNAGNTTTRTEVGEDQTLVWDAEGNLDSVTDAAGAKTSFVYDVDGSRILRKEPDATTLYLPGMEVRLNHTTRATEGTHFYGLPGGGTMVRKLNGLHYVQPDHHGTGQATIDKTGAIVHRRSTPFGNPRGTQPAPGQWPTQKGFVGGNLDPTTGLINIGAREYDPKIGRFISVDPVIDVNDPQQMHGYAYANNSPATFSDPTGLYHEEGNDGDGQQGYQTDTGITVTGKPLNLPPASTTKRDRGNDGGNDSAAEAAERERQARIARAKQKILEAAKSLAKVAMDELGITDALNCLTKGDLDGCLNTAIDLATSFVGGLVAKFARKYGPPWKWDDGVALGNKVKGLLGDLVSGVRQLITAKSCKNSFLPGTLVLMADGSRKPIEEITTGEQVLATDPETGETVAKTVVATITGDGEKHLVKVTIDLDGEAGTATASVVATDNHPFWVPELHQWIDATNLHAGQLLQTSAGTHVQITSIARWTQPQQVHNLTIDDIHTYYVMAGETPVLVHNCNFKPGVADEKYDKHVLGLDDAGNATRKPDMSEYDYDGGFEDFVSDAQKLMCGNSCPAGARQAVRSSDGAIIRLDSSGRVGIRQGNVITTYFRPDDPAAYFAREAAR; this is translated from the coding sequence ATGTTCTCCCGCGTCATGACCGTGCCCGGGATGCTCCGCCGTCGGCTGGTCCGGCCGGTTGCCTGGTCGATGGCCACCGTGATGGCGGTCAGCCTCATGCAGGTCACTGCTCCACCCGCCGACGCCACCCCGGACCGCCCAGGCCGTCCGGAGGCCACGGACCGCAAACCTCCCCCCGCCTTTCCGCCGCTGCCGGTGAAGCCCCGCACACCAGCCAGCGGTGCGACGGCCGCCCCGCCGGTGAAGGTAACCTGGCCAACTCCTGCCACCGAGGAGATCGCCGTCCCGACCTCGACCGGTGCCACGGTCGGCGGTCTCGCCGTCTCGGTGACGGTGCCCGGTGAACAGCGGTCGCCGCGTACCACCGACCGGGAGCCGTCGGTTCCGGGCAAGGTTCGGGTTCAGGTCCTGGACCGGGCGTGGTCGGCACGGGCCGGAGTGAACGGTCCGGTGTTCCGGGTCAGCCGCTCGGACGGTCGGGAAGATGCGGGCGCGATCCGGTTCGGCGCGGGATACGCGGGAATCGCGGGTGCCTACGGCGGTGACTTCGGCGCCCGGCTGCGCCTGGTCCGCCTCCCGGAGTGCGCGCTCAGCACCCCGGACCGCCCGGACTGCGCCGCGCAGTCCCTGCCGACCGTGAACGACGGCGAGAACCGGACCGTCTCGGCCGACCTGACGACCCCCGCGACGGGTAACGCCCTCCTCGCCCTGACGGCCACGGACTCGTCGGCCCAGGGCAGCTACGCGGCCACCAGCCTGGCGCCCTCCTCGAAGTGGTCCGTCGCCCCGTCGACCGGCGGATTCTCCTGGTCGTACCCGATGCGGACGCCCCCGGTGCCTGGTGGCGGCGGACCCGGGACCGCGCTCAGCTACTCCTCCCAGGCGGTAGACGGCCGCACCACCACCACCAACAACCAGGGCTCCTGGATCGGCGAGGGGTTCACCTACGAACCCGGATACATCGAGCGCCGTTACAAGCCCTGCGCGGACGACGGCCAGACCCAGTACGCCGACCAGTGTTGGGCGTACGACAACGCCACCATCCTGATCAACGGCAAGTCGACCGAACTCGTCAAGGTCGGCGCGCACACCTGGCGGTTCGCCGACGACGACAACTCGAAGGTCGAACGACTGCGCGGCGCGGTCAACGGGGACAGCGGTAGCCCCAACGTCGGCGACGCTGGCGACACCGGCGAGCACTGGCGGGTGACGACCCCCGAGGGCACCCAGTACTACTTCGGCCTCAACCGGCTGCCCGGCTGGACATCCGGCAAGGAGGAGACCAGCTCCACCTGGACCGTCCCGATCTACGGCGACGATGCCGACGAACCCTGCAAGAAGGCGACCTTCACCGAGTCGTACTGCGACCAGGGCTGGCGGTGGAACCTCGACTACGTCAAGGACCGCCACGGGAACGTCACCTCCTACTTCTACGGGCGCGAGACGAACCACTACGCCCGGGGTAAGCGGACGGACGTCAACGGGGTGCCCTATCACCGTGGCGGGTGGCTCAAGCGGATCGACTACGGCCAGCGTGACGGCGCGGTCTACACGAGTAACGCCCCGGCCCGGGTGCAGTTCGGCACCGACGAACGCTGCCTGCCCACCACCGGCGTCGACTGCGACCCGGCGGACCTGACCGACGCCACCGCGTCCCACTGGCCGGACGTGCCGTTCGACCGGAACTGCGCGGCGAACACCCATTGCCGGGCCGACCAGATCACCCCGACCTTCTGGACCCGGAAGCGGCTCACCACGATCACCACCGAGATCCGGGGTGCGACCGCCTGGATCCCGGTCGACCAGTGGAAGCTCGGCCACATCTTCCTCGACAACTCCGATGGCAGCCGCAGCCTCTGGCTGGAGAAGATCACGCACACCGGCCTGGTCAACGGCAGCGCCGCCATGCCGGTCGTAAAGCTCGAGGCGCAACAGTTGCCCAATCGCATCGACCGTACCGGCGACTTCATCGCGCCGTTGATCCGCCCCCGGATGAGCACGATCTACACCGACACCGGCGGTCAGATCGACATCCTCTACGAAGATCCCGACTGCACGGAGAGCACCCTGCCCACCGAGGGCAACAGCACCCGGCGCTGCTTCCCGGTCAAGTGGAACCCGCTCGGCAGCGCCGGCCAGACCACCGACTGGTTCCACAAGTACGTCGTCGCCGAGGTCAAGGAAGTCGACCGCACCGGTGCCGCGCCGAACATGGTCACCCAGTACGACTACCTCGACGGTGCCGCCTGGCGGCACGCGGAGCCGGACGGCATCAGCAAGGTCGAGGACCAGACGTGGAGCGAGTGGCGCGGTTACGGCCGGGTCCAGGTCATCCGGGGCGACGGCGCGGTGATGACCACCAAGGACGAGTTCCGGTACTTCCGCGGCATGCACGGCGACAAGTCACCGACCGGCGGTACCCGCTCGGTGACCGTGAGCGACTCCACCAATGCCAGCTACACGGATCACGACCAGCTCGTCGGCTTCCAGTTGGAGGGCACGACCTTCGACGGCCCCACCGAGGTCAACAAGACGATCACGACGCCCTGGCGCTACGTCAGCGCGACCGAGTCGCATCCGTGGGGTAGCAAGACGGCGGCCTTCGTCAACACCGCCACGACCCGGAACTTCACCGCGCTGGCCGCCGGCGGATGGAGGCAGACGAAGAGTTCGACGACCTTCGACTCCGTCCGTGGCCGGCCGATCCGCACGGAACACGAGGGCGACGTCGGCAAGACCGGCGACGAGTCCTGCGTCCGTACCAGCTATGCCGACAGCTCGACCGTCTACCTCTACGCGCTCGTCTCGCGGGTGGAGTCGGTGTCCGTGCTCTGTTCGGCCACCCCGGACCGGAGTACGCAGGTCATCTCCGACGACCGGACCCGGTACGACGGAAACGCGTTCGGCGTGTCCCCGACCCTGGGGAACCCGACCCGCACCGAGCGGCTGGCCAGCCACGACGGCACCACCGCGACCTACGTCCGGGTCGCCGAGGGCACCTTCGACCAGTACGGCCGCCCGAAGACCGCCACCGACGCCGTCGGCTCGGTCACCCACATGACCTACACGGAGACCAACGGTCTGACCACGACGCTGGTCGAGCGCAACCCGCTGGGACACGAGACCACCACCCGGTACGCCCCGGCCTGGGGTAGCCCGGTCAGCCAGAGCGACCCGAACGACCTGCTCACCGAGTTGCAGTACGACCCGCTCGGCCGGCTGACCAAGGTCTGGCTGCCGGACACCAGCGGAGTCGGCGGGGCCGCCGCGCCGAACATCAAGTACACCTACCTGGTCCGCGCCGACCAGCCGGTCGCGGTGAAGACCGAGAAGAGGCAGAACGACCAGTCCTACAGCGTGCAGTACACGCTCTACGACGGATTCCTGCGTCCCCGGCAGATCCAGAACGAGGGGCCAACCGGGACCCGCATGGTCGCCGACACCTTCTACACGGGGACCGGCAAGCTCGACCGGACGTACGCCACGTACCAGGCTGCCGGAGCCCCGAGCGACCAGATCGTCGGCACGGTCCTCAGCTCGGTGGAGCGGCAGACGAAATACCTCTACGACGGCGCGGACCGCGTCAAGGCCGAAGTCTTCATCGTCCGGGGCGCTGAGAAGTGGCGGACCACGACCACCTACGGCGGAGACCGGGTCGCGGTCGACCCGCCGCAGGGCGGCACGCCCCGCACCACCGTCACCAACGCCCTCGGCCAGGTCACCGAGTTGCGGCAGCACAAGGGTGCCGACCCCAGCACCGCCTACGACACGACCACGTACACGTACACCCCGGCAGGTCACTTGCAGACCGTGACCGACCCTGCGGGCAACGTGTGGCGGCACACGTACGACCAGCGGGGCCGGAAGACCGGATCCGTCGACCCGGACGCCGGCACCTCGTCCTTCAGCTACGACGACCTCGACCGCCTGACCAGCACGACGAACGGGGCCGGTGCCACGGTCAGTCACTCCTTCGACCTGATCGGGCGCAAGCTCGCCACCTACGAGGGCTCGGCGGCCACCGGTGAGCTGCTCAGCGACTGGACCTGGGATCTGGAGCTGCTGGGGACGCTCTCCGGCACCAACCGGTACGTCGACGATGCCGTCTACTCCACGTACTACGTCGGGTATGACGAGTTCTACCGGCCGCACGGCACCCAGTACTACGTACCACCGCACGCTGGTGCCGAACTCGCCACCATGTACGCCTTCGGCACCGAGTACAACCCGGACGGCACCGTAAACGCTATCGGGGTGTCCGACGGCGGCGGCCTGCCCTTCGAGTCGATCGCCTACACGTACGACAACCTTGAGCGACTGACCGCCATGGAGGGCTCCACCGCGTACCTCCTCAGCGCCGAGTACGAGGCGACCGGTGAGGTGACCCGGGTGCAAGCACCACTCGGCACCGGAAACGTCTTCGCCACCTACGCGTACGAGGAGGGCACGCGGCGGCTCAGCCGCCACACCCTGAGCCGCACCAGCGGGCCGACCTACGACGTCGACGCTCTCTACTCGTACGACCCGGCGGGCAACGTCACCCAGATCGCGGACACTCCGGGCAACGTCCGTGACGTGCAGTGCTTCACGTACGACTACCTGCGCCGGATGACCGAGGCGTGGACCTCGGCGAGCACGGCGACCGATCCCTGCGCGGGCGGCGCGGCCACCACCGGTGTCGGTGGGATCGCCCCCTACCGCCACTCGTACACCTACGACGTGGTCGGCAACCGGAAGACCGAGACCCAGCACGCGGTCGGCGGCAGCCTGCTCACCGAGCGGGAGTACAAGTACCCTGCGCCCGGCCAGCCCCGGCCGCACACGCTCAGCCAGATGACCGAGACCACCGTGCAAGGGACGCGGCTCCACACCTACCAGTACGACAACGCGGGGAACACCACGACGCGTACCGAGGTGGGTGAGGACCAGACCCTGGTCTGGGACGCCGAGGGCAACCTCGATTCGGTCACCGACGCCGCTGGTGCGAAGACGAGCTTCGTCTACGACGTCGACGGGTCCCGGATCCTCCGTAAGGAGCCGGACGCCACGACGCTCTACCTGCCGGGCATGGAAGTACGCCTCAACCACACCACCCGCGCTACCGAGGGAACCCACTTCTACGGTCTGCCCGGCGGCGGGACGATGGTCCGGAAGCTCAACGGCCTGCACTACGTCCAGCCCGACCACCACGGCACCGGACAGGCCACGATCGACAAGACCGGCGCAATCGTCCACCGCCGCTCCACCCCGTTCGGCAATCCACGCGGCACCCAGCCGGCACCGGGGCAGTGGCCCACACAGAAGGGCTTCGTCGGCGGCAACCTGGACCCCACGACCGGTCTGATCAACATCGGGGCGCGCGAGTACGACCCGAAGATCGGGCGGTTCATCTCGGTCGACCCGGTCATCGACGTCAACGACCCGCAACAGATGCACGGGTACGCGTACGCGAACAACAGCCCGGCAACCTTCTCCGACCCGACCGGCCTTTACCACGAGGAAGGCAACGACGGCGACGGACAGCAGGGCTACCAGACCGACACCGGCATCACCGTGACCGGGAAGCCGCTGAACCTCCCCCCAGCCTCCACCACCAAGCGCGATCGTGGAAACGACGGCGGGAACGACTCGGCGGCCGAAGCGGCGGAGCGGGAGCGTCAGGCGCGGATCGCCCGAGCGAAACAGAAGATCCTCGAGGCCGCGAAGTCCCTGGCCAAGGTGGCCATGGACGAACTCGGCATCACCGACGCCCTGAACTGCCTCACCAAGGGCGACCTCGACGGCTGTCTCAACACCGCCATCGACCTCGCCACCTCCTTCGTGGGCGGCCTGGTCGCCAAATTCGCCCGCAAGTACGGGCCCCCGTGGAAGTGGGACGACGGGGTCGCCCTGGGCAACAAGGTCAAGGGCCTGCTCGGCGACCTCGTCAGCGGAGTCAGACAACTCATCACGGCGAAATCATGCAAGAACAGCTTCCTCCCCGGCACCCTCGTACTGATGGCCGACGGCTCACGCAAACCCATCGAGGAGATCACCACCGGGGAGCAGGTGCTCGCCACCGATCCCGAAACCGGCGAGACCGTCGCCAAGACAGTGGTCGCCACGATCACCGGTGATGGTGAGAAGCACCTGGTCAAGGTCACGATCGACCTCGACGGCGAGGCCGGCACGGCTACCGCGTCCGTCGTGGCCACCGACAACCACCCGTTCTGGGTGCCCGAACTCCACCAGTGGATCGACGCCACCAACCTCCACGCCGGCCAACTCCTCCAGACCTCAGCGGGCACCCACGTCCAGATCACCTCCATCGCCCGATGGACCCAACCCCAACAGGTCCACAACCTCACCATCGACGACATCCACACGTACTATGTGATGGCCGGCGAAACTCCGGTGCTCGTTCACAACTGCAATTTCAAGCCCGGGGTGGCTGACGAGAAATACGACAAGCATGTTCTTGGCCTCGATGATGCCGGCAATGCAACGCGCAAGCCGGATATGTCAGAGTATGACTATGACGGCGGATTCGAGGACTTCGTATCCGATGCGCAGAAGCTGATGTGCGGCAATTCCTGCCCAGCGGGAGCGCGGCAGGCTGTACGAAGCAGCGACGGAGCCATCATTCGACTTGACTCGTCCGGCAGGGTCGGAATTAGGCAAGGTAACGTGATTACTACATACTTCCGTCCTGATGACCCAGCGGCGTACTTCGCTCGCGAGGCTGCCAGATGA